In Triticum aestivum cultivar Chinese Spring chromosome 5B, IWGSC CS RefSeq v2.1, whole genome shotgun sequence, the following proteins share a genomic window:
- the LOC123110227 gene encoding GTPase LSG1-1, with protein sequence MASRGKKGGGKGAEDLGRALIRQQNRAAAAAKERGEALASSSRRRAPPLESVIDVSEIDAVLQRAAEEDRLHSALAAAASASSSNLIIDLDATGETAEERRRLRKEQEALHANSLGVPRRPPWTNRMTAEELDTSERQAFLEWRRNLARLEENDKLVLTPFEKNIDIWRQLWRVIERSDLLVMVVDARDPLFYRCPDLEVYAKELDEHKRTMLLVNKADLLPLNIRKIWADYFKEHDILHVFWSAKAATATLEGKMSSGEENSASPDMDTKIYGREELLMRLQAEAKSIAAQRRTSASKGEQEASSTDSVPSVAKHVVAGFVGYPNVGKSSTINALVGEKKTGVTHTPGKTKHFQTLIISEELMLCDCPGLVFPSFSSSRHEMVSCGVLPIDRMTKHREAIQVVADRVPRDVLEQIYKITLPKPKPYESQSRAPTAAELLRAYCASRGHVSHGGLPDETRAARQILKDYIDGKIPHYELPPGVVTDDEVEARESTVAAAAEGPTASAADESGSEDSDEQDGRTGGPDMRLLLSDLESFDLAATEGSNVTGKKKQHQASQKQHRKPQRKKDRSWRASNDGSDGTAVVRDFQKPTVSTPTVSVSGNV encoded by the exons ATGGCGAGCCGCGGGAAGAAGGGCGGGGGGAAGGGGGCGGAGGACCTGGGCCGCGCGCTCATACGGCAGCAGAACAgggcggcggccgccgccaaggagcggggcgaggcgctcgcctcctcctcccgccgccgcgcgccgcccctcgAGTCGGTCATCGACGTCAGCGAGATCGACGCCGTCCTCCAGCGCGCCGCCGAGGAGGACCGCCTCCAttccgccctcgccgccgccgcctccgcctcctcctccaaccTCATCATCGACCT GGATGCGACGGGGGAGACAGCCGAGGAGAGGCGAAGGCTTCGGAAGGAGCAAGAGGCGCTGCACGCCAACAGCCTGGGGGTTCCAAGGCG TCCGCCGTGGACTAATCGGATGACCGCGGAGGAGCTCGACACGAGCGAGCGGCAGGCGTTCCTTGAGTGGCGGAGGAATCTTGCGAG ATTGGAAGAGAATGATAAGCTTGTCCTTACACCTTTCGAGAAGAACATTGACATCTGGAGACAGCTCTGGAGAGTAATTGAACGCAGTGATTTG CTGGTCATGGTAGTTGATGCTCGAGATCCCTTATTCTACCGATGTCCTGACCTTGAG GTATATGCAAAGGAACTTGACGAACACAAGAGAACAATGCTCCTTGTCAACAAGGCTGATCTACTACCTTTAAATATCAG AAAAATATGGGCAGATTATTTCAAGGAGCACGATATTCTTCATGTTTTCTGGTCTGCTAAAGCTGCTACTGCCACATTAGAAGGAAAGATGTCGAGTGGTGAAGAAAATTCTGCTTCACCTGATATGGATACCAAGATATATGGCAGGGAAGAGCTTTTGATGAGGTTGCAAGCTGAAGCGAAATCTATCGCAGCACAAAGAAGGACGTCAGCTAGTAAAGGGGAACAAGAAGCAAGTTCTACCGATTCTGTTCCATCAGTGGCTAAACATGTAGTTGCTGGATTTGTTGGTTATCCAAACGTCGGGAAGAGTTCCACGATAAATGCTTTAGTTGGCGAGAAGAAGACCGGTGTCACTCACACACCCGGTAAGACGAAACATTTCCAGACATTGATAATCTCTGAAGAGCTCATGCTGTGTGATTGTCCTGGTCTGGTCTTCCCTTCATTCTCAAGCTCGAGGCATGAGATGGTGTCATGCGGTGTCTTGCCGATCGATCGGATGACAAAGCACAGGGAAGCCATACAAGTGGTGGCAGATCGTGTCCCAAGAGACGTCCTGGAGCAGATTTACAAAATCACCTTGCCGAAGCCAAAGCCATACGAATCACAATCCCGGGCACCGACTGCAGCCGAGCTGTTGCGGGCATACTGCGCGTCTCGGGGCCATGTCAGCCATGGCGGGCTGCCTGACGAGACCAGGGCTGCTAGGCAGATACTCAAGGACTACATCGACGGCAAAATCCCGCACTATGAACTCCCTCCTGGTGTTGTCACGGATGATGAAGTAGAAGCAAGAGAATCTACCGTTGCAGCAGCAGCAGAAGGCCCGACTGCTTCAGCAGCTGACGAATCTGGCAGTGAGGACTCCGATGAACAGGATGGTAGAACAGGAGGTCCAGACATGAGGCTGCTCTTGAGTGACCTCGAGTCTTTCGACTTGGCCGCCACCGAAGGATCCAATGTCACTGGAAAGAAGAAGCAGCACCAGGCATCACAGAAGCAGCACAGGAAACCCCAGCGGAAGAAGGACCGGTCCTGGAGGGCTAGCAACGATGGCAGCGATGGGACGGCGGTGGTAAGGGACTTCCAGAAGCCCACCGTCAGTACTCCCACGGTCAGCGTGAGCGGAAATGTTTAG
- the LOC123110228 gene encoding xyloglucan endotransglycosylase/hydrolase protein 8: MTMLRAVSVTVGVAVALLAAATAAESWLYEEFTTDGNVRADYNAQGQQVASLMLTQQSGGGAFGSRQKYLYGEFSIQMKLVPGNSAGTVTSFYLSSGDGPGHDEIDMEFMGNSTGQPVVLNTNVWANGDGKKEHQFDLWFDPAADYHTYTIIWNHKNVLFKVDDLFIRSFTRYADLPYPGVKPMSVHATLWDGSYWATLKGKVPVDWSGAPFLVSYRAYSADACVPAADAGPLSCPAGTDRWMNRQLDDAERGTVAWAKRDYMRYNYCDDGWRFPQGFPAECSRA; encoded by the exons ATGACGATGCTGCGGGCTGTGTCCGTCACGGTGGGCGTGGCCGTGGCGCTGCTggcggcggccacggcggcggagtCGTGGCTGTACGAGGAGTTCACCACGGACGGCAACGTGCGCGCGGACTACAACGCGCAGGGGCAGCAGGTGGCGTCGCTCATGCTCACCCAGCAGTCCGGCGGCGGCGCCTTCGGCTCCCGGCAGAAGTACCTCTACGGCGAGTTCAGCATCCAGATGAAGCTCGTCCCCGGCAACTCCGCCGGCACCGTCACCTCCTTCTAC CTGTCGTCGGGCGACGGCCCCGGGCACGACGAGATCGACATGGAGTTCATGGGCAACTCCACGGGGCAGCCGGTGGTGCTCAACACCAACGTGTGGGCCAACGGCGACGGCAAGAAGGAGCACCAGTTCGACCTCTGGTTCGACCCGGCCGCCGACTACCACACCTACACCATCATCTGGAACCACAAGAACGTCCTCTTCAAGGTGGACGACCTCTTCATCCGCTCCTTCACGCGCTACGCCGACCTCCCCTACCCGGGCGTCAAGCCCATGTCCGTGCACGCCACGCTCTGGGACGGCAGCTACTGGGCCACGCTCAAGGGCAAGGTCCCCGTCGACTGGTCCGGCGCGCCCTTCCTCGTCTCCTACCGCGCCTACTCCGCCGACGCCTGCGTGCCCGCGGCGGACGCCGGCCCGCTCTCCTGCCCCGCCGGCACCGACCGCTGGATGAACCGGCAGCTCGACGACGCCGAGCGCGGCACCGTCGCCTGGGCCAAGCGCGACTACATGCGCTACAACTACTGCGACGACGGCTGGCGATTCCCGCAGGGCTTCCCCGCCGAGTGCTCCCGCGCCTGA
- the LOC123110230 gene encoding tubulin-folding cofactor A, with the protein MATLRNLKIKTSTCKRIVKELRSYEKEVEKEAAKTADMKEKGADPYDLKQQENVLAESRMMVPDCHKRLEAALTDLKATLAELKESNEQGTEIGEAEATITEVEAVYTPTEAED; encoded by the exons ATGGCGACCCTGAGGAACCTGAAGATCAAGACGTCGACGTGCAAGAGGATCGTCAAGGAGCTGCGCTCCTACGagaaggaggtggagaaggaggccgccaagaccgccgaCATGAAGGAGAAGGGCGCCGACCCCTATGATCTCAAGCAGCAG GAAAATGTTTTAGCTGAGTCAAGAATGATGGTCCCAGACTGCCACAAGCGGCTTGAAGCTGCACTGACAGACTTGAAAGCAACTCTG GCTGAGTTGAAGGAGTCAAATGAACAAGGCACTGAGATTGGTGAGGCTGAGGCTACAATCACTGAAGTTGAAGCTGTCTACACGCCAACAGAAGCTGAAGATTAA